A genome region from Labrus mixtus chromosome 9, fLabMix1.1, whole genome shotgun sequence includes the following:
- the LOC132980121 gene encoding alpha-2-macroglobulin-like isoform X2, translated as MWTSELIKSIRTFFPETWIWKLVEVGESGSTDLSLTVPDTITTWETEAFCLSPQGFGLAPRETLTVFQPFFLELDLPYSIIRGEQFDLKATVFNYLSSCIMVTVTPAASTDFTLTPLVDQQYTSCLCATERKTFRWTMSPSVLGVVNVTMSAEAVASHVSCDNEIVSVPDRGHIDVVTRTLIVKAEGTEMTKTFNWLLCPNGEALTEEVELQLPDNVIDGSARASLSVLGDIMGRALKNLDGLLQMPYGCGEQNMALLAPNIYILEYLKNTQQLTYANKEKAENFLMNGYQRQLNYKHYDGSYSAFGKGKQNTWLTAFVLRSFVKASSFVFIDPEVVEMARRWIESKQRENGCFKQSGKLFNNKMKGGVSDEVTLSAYITASLLEMNITGTPLVVQRSLSCLRESMGNLSNTYTTALLAYVFTLAGDMQTRTLLLKHLGTVAIQQGALLHWSQDEEDTSTSLSVEISSYVLLALLSASPSAEDLRLSSSIVRWLTGQQNQYGGFSSTQDTVVALQALSLYSTKVFNPEGSSTVTVQAPSDQLTFDINPHNKLLYQEEALKDMTGKYSLEVKGTACASMQISLQYNIPSPPPASSLRVEAEPHADCTSTSRSLSLTLKSVHYGSDNMTNMMIMEIKLLSGFIPDAESLRMIRDSELVEHLEYIGDRLIVYIRELLKSQITRHFLILQHKLPVQNLKPALVKIYDYYQPSYSAEFEYAHPCATE; from the exons AGAGTCTGGATCGACAGATTTGTCGCTCACTGTCCCGGACACCATCACCACCTGGGAGACGGAGGCTTTCTGTTTGTCCCCTCAGGGATTCGGCTTGGCTCCAAGGGAGACGCTCACAGTCTTCCAGCCTTTCTTCCTAGAGCTTGACCTGCCTTACTCCATAATCCGAGGGGAGCAGTTTGATCTGAAGGCGACTGTCTTCAACTACCTGTCCAGCTGCATCATG GTCACTGTGACTCCAGCTGCCTCAACAGATTTCACCCTCACCCCGCTCGTCGATCAACAGTACACATCCTGTCTGTGTGCTACCGAACGCAAAACTTTCAGATGGACCATGTCCCCTTCGGTCTTAG ggGTCGTGAACGTGACAATGTCCGCTGAGGCGGTGGCCTCCCATGTGTCATGTGACAATGAGATTGTGAGCGTGCCAGACAGAGGTCATATCGATGTGGTCACACGAACCCTCATAGTGAag GCTGAGGGAACAGAGATGACAAAAACCTTCAACTGGCTGCTCTGTCCAAATG gggaGGCTCTTACAGAAGAAGTAGAGCTGCAGCTTCCTGACAATGTGATCGATGGATCTGCCCGAGCTTCCCTGTCTGTGCTGG gtGACATCATGGGCCGGGCCCTGAAGAACCTGGATGGACTGCTGCAGATGCCGTATGGATGTGGGGAGCAGAACATGGCTCTTCTGGCCCCCAACATCTACATCCTCGAGTACCTGAagaacacacagcagctgacCTACGCCAACAAGGAAAAGGCTGAAAACTTTCTGATGAATG GCTATCAGAGGCAGCTCAACTACAAGCACTATGATGGTTCTTACAGTGCGTTTGGAAAAGGAAAGCAGAACACCTG GTTGACTGCTTTCGTGCTGAGATCCTTTGTTAAAGCGAGTTCGTTTGTCTTCATTGACCCTGAAGTCGTTGAAATGGCCAGGCGTTGGATTGAGAGTAAACAACGAGAAAACGGCTGTTTCAAACAGTCGGGGAAACTCTTTAACAACAAGATGAAG GGCGGTGTGTCTGATGAAGTGACTCTCAGTGCTTACATTACTGCATCCCTCTTGGAGATGAACATAACGGGAACT CCTCTTGTTGTACAAAGAAGCTTGTCCTGCCTCAGGGAGTCCATGGGTAACCTGAGCAACACCTACACCACAGCTCTGCTGGCGTATGTCTTCACCCTGGCAGGAGACATGCAGACCCGCACTCTCCTTCTGAAACACCTCGGCACAGTGGCTATACAGCAAG GGGCTTTACTTCACTGGTCTCAGGATGAGGAAGATACATCAACGTCTCTGTCTGTGGAGATCAGCTCTTATGTGCTTCTGGCCTTACTCAGTGCATCTCCCTCTGCCGAGGACCTGCGATTGTCATCCAGCATCGTCAGATGGCTGACAGGACAGCAGAACCAGTACGGAGGCTTCTCCTCTACCCAG GACACCGTGGTGGCTCTGCAggctctgtctctgtactcCACTAAAGTGTTCAATCCCGAAGGTTCCAGCACTGTGACAGTTCAAGCTCCCAGCGACCAGCTGACGTTTGACATAAACCCTCACAACAAACTGCTCTACCAAGAGGAGGCTCTGAAGGACATGACAGGAAAGTACAGCTTGGAGGTGAAGGGAACTGCCTGTGCTTCAATGCAG atttcTCTTCAGTACAACATCCCGTCTCCTCCACCAGCCTCTTCTCTCCGTGTGGAGGCTGAACCGCATGCTGACTGCACGAGCACATCTCGCAGCCTCAGTCTGACGCTGAAGTCGGT ACATTATGGAAGCGACAACATGACAAACATGATGATAATGGAAATCAAACTACTCTCTGGATTTATCCCAGATGCTGAGTCTTTAAGGATG ATCAGAGACTCTGAGCTGGTGGAACATCTTGAATATATTGGAGATCGTCTTATCGTTTATATACGGGAG TTACTGAAAAGTCAAATCACGCGCCACTTTCTAATTCTCCAACATAAGCTTCCAGTGCAGAACCTGAAGCCAGCTTTGGTGAAGATCTACGACTACTATCAGCCAA GTTACAGCGCTGAATTTGAGTATGCGCACCCCTGTGCTACAG AGTGA
- the LOC132980121 gene encoding alpha-2-macroglobulin-like isoform X1: MWTSELIKSIRTFFPETWIWKLVEVGESGSTDLSLTVPDTITTWETEAFCLSPQGFGLAPRETLTVFQPFFLELDLPYSIIRGEQFDLKATVFNYLSSCIMVTVTPAASTDFTLTPLVDQQYTSCLCATERKTFRWTMSPSVLGVVNVTMSAEAVASHVSCDNEIVSVPDRGHIDVVTRTLIVKAEGTEMTKTFNWLLCPNGEALTEEVELQLPDNVIDGSARASLSVLGDIMGRALKNLDGLLQMPYGCGEQNMALLAPNIYILEYLKNTQQLTYANKEKAENFLMNGYQRQLNYKHYDGSYSAFGKGKQNTWLTAFVLRSFVKASSFVFIDPEVVEMARRWIESKQRENGCFKQSGKLFNNKMKGGVSDEVTLSAYITASLLEMNITGTPLVVQRSLSCLRESMGNLSNTYTTALLAYVFTLAGDMQTRTLLLKHLGTVAIQQGALLHWSQDEEDTSTSLSVEISSYVLLALLSASPSAEDLRLSSSIVRWLTGQQNQYGGFSSTQDTVVALQALSLYSTKVFNPEGSSTVTVQAPSDQLTFDINPHNKLLYQEEALKDMTGKYSLEVKGTACASMQISLQYNIPSPPPASSLRVEAEPHADCTSTSRSLSLTLKSVHYGSDNMTNMMIMEIKLLSGFIPDAESLRMIRDSELVEHLEYIGDRLIVYIRELLKSQITRHFLILQHKLPVQNLKPALVKIYDYYQPSYSAEFEYAHPCATD; this comes from the exons AGAGTCTGGATCGACAGATTTGTCGCTCACTGTCCCGGACACCATCACCACCTGGGAGACGGAGGCTTTCTGTTTGTCCCCTCAGGGATTCGGCTTGGCTCCAAGGGAGACGCTCACAGTCTTCCAGCCTTTCTTCCTAGAGCTTGACCTGCCTTACTCCATAATCCGAGGGGAGCAGTTTGATCTGAAGGCGACTGTCTTCAACTACCTGTCCAGCTGCATCATG GTCACTGTGACTCCAGCTGCCTCAACAGATTTCACCCTCACCCCGCTCGTCGATCAACAGTACACATCCTGTCTGTGTGCTACCGAACGCAAAACTTTCAGATGGACCATGTCCCCTTCGGTCTTAG ggGTCGTGAACGTGACAATGTCCGCTGAGGCGGTGGCCTCCCATGTGTCATGTGACAATGAGATTGTGAGCGTGCCAGACAGAGGTCATATCGATGTGGTCACACGAACCCTCATAGTGAag GCTGAGGGAACAGAGATGACAAAAACCTTCAACTGGCTGCTCTGTCCAAATG gggaGGCTCTTACAGAAGAAGTAGAGCTGCAGCTTCCTGACAATGTGATCGATGGATCTGCCCGAGCTTCCCTGTCTGTGCTGG gtGACATCATGGGCCGGGCCCTGAAGAACCTGGATGGACTGCTGCAGATGCCGTATGGATGTGGGGAGCAGAACATGGCTCTTCTGGCCCCCAACATCTACATCCTCGAGTACCTGAagaacacacagcagctgacCTACGCCAACAAGGAAAAGGCTGAAAACTTTCTGATGAATG GCTATCAGAGGCAGCTCAACTACAAGCACTATGATGGTTCTTACAGTGCGTTTGGAAAAGGAAAGCAGAACACCTG GTTGACTGCTTTCGTGCTGAGATCCTTTGTTAAAGCGAGTTCGTTTGTCTTCATTGACCCTGAAGTCGTTGAAATGGCCAGGCGTTGGATTGAGAGTAAACAACGAGAAAACGGCTGTTTCAAACAGTCGGGGAAACTCTTTAACAACAAGATGAAG GGCGGTGTGTCTGATGAAGTGACTCTCAGTGCTTACATTACTGCATCCCTCTTGGAGATGAACATAACGGGAACT CCTCTTGTTGTACAAAGAAGCTTGTCCTGCCTCAGGGAGTCCATGGGTAACCTGAGCAACACCTACACCACAGCTCTGCTGGCGTATGTCTTCACCCTGGCAGGAGACATGCAGACCCGCACTCTCCTTCTGAAACACCTCGGCACAGTGGCTATACAGCAAG GGGCTTTACTTCACTGGTCTCAGGATGAGGAAGATACATCAACGTCTCTGTCTGTGGAGATCAGCTCTTATGTGCTTCTGGCCTTACTCAGTGCATCTCCCTCTGCCGAGGACCTGCGATTGTCATCCAGCATCGTCAGATGGCTGACAGGACAGCAGAACCAGTACGGAGGCTTCTCCTCTACCCAG GACACCGTGGTGGCTCTGCAggctctgtctctgtactcCACTAAAGTGTTCAATCCCGAAGGTTCCAGCACTGTGACAGTTCAAGCTCCCAGCGACCAGCTGACGTTTGACATAAACCCTCACAACAAACTGCTCTACCAAGAGGAGGCTCTGAAGGACATGACAGGAAAGTACAGCTTGGAGGTGAAGGGAACTGCCTGTGCTTCAATGCAG atttcTCTTCAGTACAACATCCCGTCTCCTCCACCAGCCTCTTCTCTCCGTGTGGAGGCTGAACCGCATGCTGACTGCACGAGCACATCTCGCAGCCTCAGTCTGACGCTGAAGTCGGT ACATTATGGAAGCGACAACATGACAAACATGATGATAATGGAAATCAAACTACTCTCTGGATTTATCCCAGATGCTGAGTCTTTAAGGATG ATCAGAGACTCTGAGCTGGTGGAACATCTTGAATATATTGGAGATCGTCTTATCGTTTATATACGGGAG TTACTGAAAAGTCAAATCACGCGCCACTTTCTAATTCTCCAACATAAGCTTCCAGTGCAGAACCTGAAGCCAGCTTTGGTGAAGATCTACGACTACTATCAGCCAA GTTACAGCGCTGAATTTGAGTATGCGCACCCCTGTGCTACAG ATTGA